The following proteins are co-located in the Nomia melanderi isolate GNS246 chromosome 1, iyNomMela1, whole genome shotgun sequence genome:
- the LOC116424866 gene encoding uncharacterized protein LOC116424866, translating to MTPLPRWVLLASVLAVVGAQPGDNACVHACRARERSPEITGVICDHRRSAVLQSAGGRSPIQRLSSICLTPCAPTSHYDGSEACRDFRELLIRSRACLCDDRKDDNSRSIRTEHSKNFDRVDHRELRSFKSAMLKKLAIADHYLVLEPLENDSYRFRVEMRPDERRFEDTRLSDLNLEGPTLTESTESDVDWDMWCMAQCDNGRGGSACNCDLIP from the coding sequence ATGACGCCTCTGCCACGGTGGGTGTTGCTGGCGTCGGTGTTGGCCGTCGTCGGGGCGCAACCCGGCGACAACGCATGCGTGCACGCGTGCCGTGCACGGGAGAGGAGTCCCGAGATCACGGGAGTGATCTGCGACCACCGGCGGAGCGCCGTTCTTCAGTCCGCCGGAGGCCGGTCGCCGATACAGCGCCTCTCCAGCATCTGTCTGACGCCGTGTGCTCCCACCAGCCACTACGACGGCTCCGAGGCCTGCCGCGACTTCAGAGAGCTCCTGATCAGATCGCGAGCCTGCCTCTGCGACGATCGGAAAGATGACAACTCGAGGAGCATCAGGACCGAGCACTCGAAGAACTTCGATCGCGTCGATCATCGCGAGCTGAGAAGCTTCAAGTCGGCTATGCTGAAGAAGCTAGCGATCGCGGACCACTATCTGGTCCTCGAACCGTTGGAGAACGACAGCTATCGGTTCCGAGTCGAGATGAGACCAGACGAGCGGAGATTCGAGGATACGAGGTTGTCCGACTTGAATCTCGAAGGGCCGACCCTGACGGAGTCAACGGAGTCGGACGTTGACTGGGATATGTGGTGCATGGCCCAGTGTGACAATGGCCGCGGTGGTAGCGCCTGCAACTGTGACCTTATCCCCTGA
- the SIFa gene encoding neuropeptide SIFamide, translating to MVSSRIVLAIVAVVFVLAITVDAAYRKPPFNGSIFGKRSSTITDYEITSRAMSSICESVAETCNAWVSRQDTN from the exons ATGGTGTCCAGCCGCATCGTCCTCGCCATCGTCGCCGTTGTCTTCGTCCTCGCCATCACCGTGGACGCTGCCTACAGGAAACCCCCCTTCAATGGCAGCATCTTCGGCAAACGATCCAGCACCATCACTG ATTACGAAATCACCAGCCGCGCCATGTCCTCGATCTGCGAATCCGTCGCCGAAACCTGCAACGCCTGGGTCAGCCGCCAAGATACCAACTAA
- the Eth gene encoding ecdysis triggering hormone, with the protein MVLLSKSSGSTRSFFVGVLLVGTVATIISQNVSKADEVPAFFLKIAKNIPRVGRSDGYEDYLLKSRKNVLKHAGHIGETQPESWSSFADEDPFSGPIKRRMEYPSDDAGNILSLLSDARTWQDFPLRIGGSQKLWRTLAGYTDDGDDIDNEIWKRKKRTGDEAVDSQDN; encoded by the exons ATGGTGCTCTTATCGAAATCATCGGGATCCACGCGAAGCTTCTTCGTCGGTG TGCTTCTAGTCGGAACCGTCGCAACAATCATTTCCCAGAACGTTTCCAAAGCCGACGAAGTGCCAGCATTCTTCTTGAAAATCGCGAAAAACATTCCTCGCGTGGGTCGGAGCGATGGCTACGAAGACTACCTTCTCAAGTCGCGGAAGAATGTTCTCAAACACGCGGGACACATCGGTGAAACACAG CCTGAATCCTGGTCGTCTTTCGCCGACGAAGATCCTTTCTCTGGCCCCATAAAGAGACGCATGGAATATCCGTCGGATGACG CTGGTAATATTCTGTCGTTGCTATCAGATGCTCGAACATGGCAAGATTTCCCACTGCGAATCGGAGGTTCGCAGAAACTTTGGCGGACTTTGGCAGGCTACACAGACGACGGAGATGA TATCGACAACGAGATATGGAAGCGGAAGAAGAGGACAGGGGACGAAGCCGTGGATTCGCAGGACAATTAG